In one window of Candidatus Hydrogenedentota bacterium DNA:
- a CDS encoding rhamnose:proton symporter: protein METVAANPFLGVAMHAIGAMFAATCYTPEKRVKGWSWQTYWITQASFCWFLLPIIGAWLTIPQLADVLREAPRDAMLRSFLLGAAYGIGGTAFGISIRYIGFSLTYAIAVGLSSVLGTLIPPIVKGTLVSTLSRPGAGWIIAGIVAGTLGIAFTGVAGRLKEKDLSSQELTGQFSLLKGLLLSLLAGVLSAVYGFALEAGEPIADVATAHGAGIWRGNVVYIFSNTGAFVTTSIYCLYLHARHKTLGEIVALPAGQPEASLRVNWAMAITTGVFWYGQFFFYNLGHVRMGNYKFTSWAIHMVMLVLISNLVGLFLREWIDCRRLTRRTLAIALTILLSAVLLLTYGNYIGEQMK from the coding sequence ATGGAGACGGTAGCGGCCAATCCATTCCTGGGTGTGGCGATGCACGCAATTGGCGCGATGTTCGCCGCGACGTGCTACACGCCGGAGAAGCGAGTCAAGGGATGGTCCTGGCAAACCTACTGGATCACGCAGGCCTCGTTCTGCTGGTTTCTCTTGCCGATCATCGGCGCGTGGCTCACGATTCCCCAGCTCGCCGACGTGTTGCGCGAAGCCCCCAGGGACGCGATGCTCCGCTCGTTCCTGCTGGGCGCGGCCTACGGAATTGGCGGCACGGCGTTTGGGATTTCGATTCGGTATATCGGGTTTTCGCTCACGTATGCGATTGCGGTTGGCCTATCGAGCGTCCTCGGCACCCTCATTCCGCCAATCGTGAAAGGCACGCTCGTATCGACGTTGAGCCGCCCCGGCGCGGGGTGGATTATTGCGGGTATCGTTGCGGGCACATTGGGCATCGCGTTCACGGGCGTTGCGGGACGCCTCAAGGAGAAGGACCTCAGTTCCCAGGAATTGACTGGACAATTCTCGCTCTTGAAGGGACTGCTCCTATCGCTGCTGGCTGGCGTCTTGTCGGCGGTCTACGGTTTTGCGCTGGAAGCCGGTGAACCCATCGCCGACGTGGCGACCGCGCACGGGGCGGGCATCTGGCGCGGCAACGTCGTGTACATCTTCTCCAACACCGGCGCGTTTGTGACGACCTCAATCTACTGCCTCTACCTGCACGCGCGGCACAAGACCCTCGGCGAGATTGTCGCGCTGCCCGCGGGACAGCCCGAGGCATCGCTCCGGGTGAACTGGGCCATGGCCATCACCACCGGCGTCTTCTGGTACGGCCAGTTCTTCTTCTACAACCTCGGCCACGTCCGGATGGGCAACTACAAGTTCACGAGTTGGGCCATCCACATGGTCATGCTCGTGCTCATTAGCAATCTCGTCGGCCTCTTCTTGCGCGAATGGATCGATTGCCGCCGCCTTACCCGAAGGACCTTGGCTATCGCGTTGACCATCCTGCTCTCCGCCGTGCTGTTGCTGACCTACGGCAACTACATCGGGGAACAGATGAAATAA
- a CDS encoding FkbM family methyltransferase — translation MSARDSLQLVQSALTNPESIGCIANDYIAMVLVTRLCRAGQVFVDVGAHIGIMIDAVQHHDPSVEIIAVEAIPEKVANLRRKFPRITLHECAVGEVPGEASFFINLEQTGYSSLSDVTGSSANKEIRVKVATLDDLLGAKKIDVIKIDVEGAELGVFRGAQAVLSHSRPFMMFESGPDERLGYTKTALWQFLHDHDYAVLAPNAVAHNHDGLGLEGFLESHVYPRRATNFFAIPRERRIEARDRAREILKIVVT, via the coding sequence ATGTCGGCACGCGATTCGTTGCAGCTCGTACAATCCGCGTTGACGAATCCGGAAAGCATTGGCTGCATCGCCAACGATTATATCGCCATGGTGCTGGTCACGCGCCTGTGTCGCGCGGGGCAAGTGTTCGTGGATGTCGGCGCGCACATCGGCATTATGATCGACGCCGTGCAGCACCATGATCCATCCGTCGAGATCATTGCCGTGGAGGCCATTCCGGAGAAGGTTGCCAACCTTCGCAGGAAGTTTCCCCGCATCACGCTGCACGAGTGCGCGGTCGGCGAGGTGCCCGGGGAAGCGTCGTTCTTCATCAATTTGGAGCAGACCGGGTACAGCAGTCTATCGGATGTGACCGGTTCGAGCGCAAACAAAGAGATACGGGTCAAGGTTGCCACGCTCGATGACCTGCTCGGCGCGAAGAAGATCGATGTAATCAAGATTGACGTGGAAGGCGCCGAGTTGGGCGTGTTTCGTGGCGCTCAGGCCGTGCTGAGTCATTCGCGTCCGTTCATGATGTTTGAAAGCGGACCCGACGAGCGGCTCGGCTACACCAAAACCGCGCTCTGGCAGTTCCTGCACGATCACGACTATGCAGTCTTGGCGCCGAATGCCGTGGCCCACAATCACGACGGACTGGGACTGGAAGGGTTTCTGGAAAGCCATGTTTACCCGCGCCGCGCAACGAACTTCTTCGCAATACCTCGCGAGCGGCGCATCGAAGCTCGAGACCGCGCGCGTGAGATTCTGAAAATTGTCGTAACCTAA
- a CDS encoding sugar kinase, protein MNRISENKIVLITRKTRLDELVIRFNTEAQARFYIEHLGADFTDYQREDARYKKAVASAQLCLSEIGRLQTVDRSFLPNFVFGEKDVIVAIGQDGLVANTLKYLDKQPVIGVNPDPERWEGVLLPFRVEQLKRITPAVFAGELPIRKVTMAKAELNTGQTLLAVNDLFIGPKTHTSARYQLQIGGTSERQSSSGIIVSTGLGSTGWLRSIVAGAAGIAYAISGVKTESSQVHAVPWDAPFLYFSVREPWPSTTTSANVTFGTVTPASPLQIVSEMPDSGVIFSDGIEKDFLDFQAGTLASIGVAERQGHIVVEK, encoded by the coding sequence ATGAACCGGATCTCGGAGAACAAGATCGTTCTCATCACGCGCAAGACGCGGTTGGACGAACTTGTCATTCGTTTTAACACGGAGGCGCAGGCTCGCTTCTACATCGAACACCTCGGCGCGGATTTCACGGATTATCAACGAGAGGATGCGCGTTACAAGAAGGCGGTTGCGTCCGCGCAGTTATGTCTCTCCGAAATAGGCCGACTTCAAACCGTGGACCGGTCCTTCCTGCCCAACTTCGTATTTGGCGAAAAGGACGTGATTGTGGCGATAGGCCAGGACGGCCTTGTTGCGAACACGCTCAAGTATCTCGACAAACAACCCGTGATTGGCGTGAATCCCGATCCCGAGCGTTGGGAGGGAGTCCTGTTGCCCTTCCGCGTGGAGCAGCTCAAACGAATCACTCCCGCCGTGTTTGCTGGAGAACTGCCTATCCGCAAGGTGACCATGGCCAAAGCCGAGTTGAACACGGGCCAGACCCTGCTGGCCGTCAATGACCTGTTCATCGGTCCGAAGACGCACACATCCGCCAGGTACCAACTTCAGATAGGGGGGACGAGCGAGCGTCAATCCTCCAGCGGCATTATCGTGTCCACCGGGTTAGGATCTACCGGTTGGCTGCGTAGCATCGTCGCGGGGGCTGCGGGTATTGCGTACGCAATCTCCGGCGTCAAAACGGAATCCAGTCAGGTTCATGCTGTTCCGTGGGACGCCCCATTCCTGTATTTTTCCGTGCGCGAACCGTGGCCCAGCACAACTACTTCGGCAAACGTGACATTCGGAACGGTGACCCCCGCAAGCCCGTTGCAGATTGTTTCTGAGATGCCGGATAGCGGCGTCATATTCAGCGATGGTATCGAGAAGGACTTTCTCGATTTCCAGGCGGGCACACTGGCAAGTATCGGCGTTGCCGAGAGGCAAGGTCACATCGTCGTCGAAAAATAG
- a CDS encoding SPFH domain-containing protein, translating to MLGLQFIKVQPTEYILQYRKGVLVREGEGLSFFYFAPTTSLVRIPIASVDLPFIFEEVTADFQKITIQGQLAYRVSDPKKLSRLMNFTLAPNGKSYASEDPTRLPQRLVNHTQVLTRSALKAMSLRDALGSSDTLVAQLREGMRSAEAITSLGIEVLGLSILAIKPTPETARALEAEVREQILRQADEAVYLRRNAAVEQERAIKENELNTEIAVENKQRQIRETQMEAEKSVQQKKSELMEAEMAAQITLEEKKRELVALATQNARQEADTQAYQISAIMKAVADSDPRVLEVLATSRMGSSDLIALAFKDLAKSAGKIGELNLSPDLLRELMNRPAAES from the coding sequence ATGCTGGGACTGCAATTCATTAAGGTACAACCCACCGAATACATTCTTCAGTACCGAAAAGGGGTTCTTGTGCGGGAAGGGGAGGGGCTTTCCTTTTTCTATTTCGCTCCCACCACGTCGTTGGTTCGAATTCCGATAGCAAGCGTAGATTTGCCGTTCATCTTCGAGGAAGTGACGGCTGACTTTCAGAAGATTACCATCCAAGGCCAACTCGCGTACCGGGTATCGGATCCAAAGAAGCTCTCCCGGCTCATGAACTTCACCTTGGCGCCGAACGGAAAATCGTATGCATCGGAAGATCCCACGCGACTGCCTCAACGTTTGGTGAATCACACGCAGGTGCTTACGCGTTCCGCATTGAAGGCCATGTCGCTTCGCGACGCCTTGGGAAGCAGTGACACGTTGGTTGCGCAATTGCGCGAAGGCATGCGGAGCGCGGAAGCGATTACGTCGCTGGGAATCGAAGTGCTTGGCTTGTCCATCCTGGCGATCAAGCCGACACCCGAGACGGCTCGCGCGCTGGAAGCGGAGGTTCGAGAGCAGATCCTGCGCCAGGCGGACGAGGCCGTATACCTGCGGCGCAATGCAGCGGTCGAGCAGGAGCGCGCCATCAAGGAGAACGAACTCAATACCGAGATCGCCGTGGAAAACAAGCAACGCCAAATCCGCGAAACCCAGATGGAGGCGGAAAAGTCCGTCCAGCAGAAGAAGAGCGAATTGATGGAAGCGGAAATGGCTGCGCAGATCACGTTGGAAGAGAAGAAGCGCGAACTCGTTGCACTTGCGACACAGAACGCGCGTCAGGAAGCGGACACCCAGGCGTACCAGATTTCCGCGATTATGAAGGCCGTTGCTGACTCCGATCCACGCGTGCTCGAAGTCCTGGCTACTTCGCGAATGGGGTCCAGCGACTTGATCGCCCTGGCCTTCAAAGATCTTGCCAAGAGCGCCGGAAAGATTGGAGAGCTTAACCTTTCGCCCGATTTGCTGCGTGAGTTGATGAATAGACCTGCGGCCGAGTCATGA
- a CDS encoding PAS domain S-box protein has protein sequence MSHAAYGAEPGEVLGADLRGLEWWQVIVAAFMGGAVAYLLGRRWLWKPESTASQTLRESENKFHALADLSAAAIFIHRGQKFCYMNRAATIISGFSTEELLNMNFWDLVVPEWRELARERGLARLRGEETRERYELAIRCKDGGDRWIALTNQVIDYEGKAAVLGTFQDITEHRSTEEALRQRNEELEALNRRLRKVIDASKRMAVSSSVEELGRIAMDQFADMVGAEGGCLFIKRGDALVRVYSLDGDHVPAQIPLPLREHSVFGRVWETKTSILIEDIKARTDIDRSGWDGYFEQSVLSLPLLSDQGDVSGIIALHNKKLAPFTVQDRDLAMILGSLCCETMKSMEASAAMKTSESKYRDLVESANTIILRMNTKGEVTFINEYAQSFFGYSENEIIGQNVVGTIVPDHDRAGRDLAAMVADIVRYPDRYNPNENENMRRNGERVWVSWSNKPLQRPDGSFSELLCVGTDVTQRRLSEQLLRESEERYRSFFENTSEGIYRYETKKPIPISASVDEQFDLIMENVYLAECNDAMARMHGLSRAEEFIGVSLKQFSAEDPRNIKYVREFIQAGYRLDDFPTIITDAKGNAHHFINSLVGFVEDGYVVRAWGVQRDITDRIRNAEALRERDEMIRSLVETSRDWIWTVDVNGVHTFSNPAVESILGYKPEEIVGRSGTDLTHEEDRAIFEDQFPRWVAERRGWRNIMVRWKHKEGAWRFLESTAVPIVDSDGNLTGFRGVDRDVTDRRQLQEQLLQSQKMEAVGQLAGGIAHDFNNLLQAILGYTDLILEDLAPGDNHRSELEQVRLAAERASTLTRQLLTFSRRQVIQPVPVDLNELVAGLMKMLRRIIGEHIQLDIIPGHRLGTVHADVSQIEQVLLNLCVNARDAMPDGGRLTIETENVVVDHEFKVNHPWAKEGRYVLLSVTDTGCGMEKTVLEHVFEPFFTTKGEGEGTGLGLATVYGIVKHHDGMIHTYSEVGKGTTFKVYLPISQRAAVTIGDKVTGMAPGGTETILLAEDEEMILNLAARLLRDAGYTVLTASDGIEAMYMFDAHADAIDLALLDVVMPRMGGREVQKRIREKKPHVKFLFASGYSANAIHTNFVLAEDLQLIQKPYQRDALLRKVREVLDSA, from the coding sequence TTGTCTCACGCAGCCTATGGAGCCGAGCCAGGAGAGGTACTGGGCGCGGACCTCCGGGGATTGGAATGGTGGCAGGTCATCGTGGCGGCGTTCATGGGTGGGGCAGTCGCTTACCTTCTGGGCCGCCGATGGCTGTGGAAGCCTGAGTCAACGGCCTCACAAACGCTGCGCGAAAGCGAGAACAAGTTTCACGCCCTGGCCGACCTGTCGGCAGCGGCCATCTTCATTCACCGCGGTCAGAAGTTCTGTTACATGAATCGCGCCGCCACGATTATCTCGGGGTTTTCCACCGAAGAACTGCTCAATATGAATTTCTGGGACCTGGTGGTGCCCGAATGGCGAGAACTTGCGCGCGAACGGGGACTGGCACGGCTCAGGGGCGAGGAAACGCGCGAACGGTATGAATTGGCCATTCGCTGCAAGGATGGCGGCGACCGATGGATTGCGTTGACCAATCAGGTCATCGATTATGAGGGCAAAGCCGCGGTGCTTGGCACGTTCCAGGATATTACGGAACACAGAAGCACGGAAGAGGCGCTGCGGCAGCGAAACGAAGAGTTGGAGGCGCTAAACCGCCGCCTAAGAAAGGTCATTGATGCCTCCAAGCGCATGGCCGTGAGTTCCTCGGTGGAGGAGCTTGGGCGGATCGCGATGGATCAGTTCGCTGACATGGTGGGCGCGGAAGGGGGATGCCTCTTCATAAAGCGAGGGGATGCCCTTGTGCGCGTCTATTCGCTGGACGGCGACCACGTGCCGGCCCAGATTCCGCTCCCGCTTCGTGAGCACAGTGTATTTGGGCGGGTGTGGGAGACCAAGACTTCGATTCTGATTGAGGATATCAAAGCGCGGACGGACATTGACCGCAGCGGGTGGGACGGGTATTTCGAACAGTCTGTGCTTTCGCTTCCGTTGCTCAGCGACCAGGGTGATGTGTCGGGGATCATCGCGCTGCACAACAAGAAGCTCGCGCCGTTTACCGTGCAAGATCGCGACTTGGCCATGATCCTCGGATCGCTGTGTTGCGAGACCATGAAGTCCATGGAAGCCTCCGCGGCGATGAAGACCAGCGAATCGAAGTATCGCGACCTTGTGGAGAGCGCAAACACCATCATTCTCCGGATGAACACGAAGGGCGAGGTCACGTTCATCAACGAATACGCCCAATCGTTTTTTGGCTATTCGGAAAATGAAATCATTGGACAGAATGTCGTGGGGACTATTGTCCCGGATCACGACCGTGCGGGAAGAGACTTGGCCGCGATGGTTGCCGACATCGTCCGGTATCCCGACCGCTACAATCCCAACGAAAACGAAAACATGCGCCGCAACGGAGAGCGCGTGTGGGTATCATGGTCGAACAAGCCGCTTCAACGGCCCGACGGCAGTTTCTCCGAGCTGCTCTGCGTTGGGACCGATGTGACTCAGCGCAGACTCTCGGAGCAACTGCTCCGCGAAAGCGAGGAGCGTTACCGCAGTTTCTTCGAGAACACTTCCGAGGGCATTTATCGATACGAGACAAAGAAGCCCATCCCCATTTCGGCTTCCGTCGATGAGCAGTTCGACTTAATCATGGAGAATGTCTATCTGGCGGAATGCAATGACGCCATGGCGCGCATGCACGGGCTTAGCCGTGCGGAAGAGTTCATCGGCGTAAGCCTCAAGCAGTTTTCGGCGGAGGACCCCCGCAACATCAAGTATGTCAGGGAGTTCATACAGGCCGGGTATCGGCTCGACGACTTTCCAACGATCATCACCGATGCCAAGGGTAACGCCCATCACTTCATCAACAGCCTTGTCGGCTTTGTGGAAGATGGCTATGTCGTCCGAGCCTGGGGAGTCCAACGGGACATTACCGATCGCATACGGAATGCGGAAGCATTACGCGAGCGGGATGAGATGATCCGGTCATTGGTCGAAACGTCGCGCGACTGGATTTGGACCGTGGACGTAAACGGCGTTCACACCTTCAGCAATCCGGCGGTCGAGTCCATTCTCGGATACAAACCGGAAGAGATTGTCGGACGGAGTGGAACGGACCTGACGCACGAGGAAGATCGAGCCATCTTCGAGGACCAGTTCCCCAGATGGGTCGCGGAGCGGCGCGGATGGCGGAACATTATGGTCCGCTGGAAACACAAGGAAGGGGCATGGCGCTTCCTTGAGAGTACCGCGGTTCCTATTGTGGATTCGGACGGCAACTTGACGGGATTTCGCGGCGTCGACCGCGACGTAACCGACCGCAGGCAGCTTCAGGAGCAGTTGCTGCAATCGCAGAAGATGGAGGCCGTCGGCCAGTTGGCAGGGGGAATCGCGCACGATTTTAACAACCTCCTTCAGGCCATACTCGGCTACACGGATTTGATTCTCGAAGATTTGGCCCCGGGGGACAATCACCGCTCCGAGTTGGAGCAGGTGCGGCTTGCGGCCGAACGCGCCAGCACCCTCACGCGTCAGTTGCTTACCTTCAGCCGACGTCAGGTTATCCAGCCTGTCCCCGTTGACTTGAACGAACTGGTTGCGGGACTGATGAAGATGCTGCGCCGCATTATCGGCGAACACATCCAGCTCGACATCATTCCCGGACACCGCCTTGGGACGGTTCACGCGGACGTCAGCCAGATCGAGCAAGTCTTGCTGAATCTCTGCGTCAATGCCCGCGACGCGATGCCCGATGGCGGGCGGCTCACCATCGAAACCGAGAACGTTGTCGTGGATCACGAGTTCAAAGTGAATCACCCGTGGGCCAAAGAAGGCCGCTACGTATTGCTCAGCGTGACGGACACCGGCTGCGGTATGGAGAAGACCGTGCTGGAGCACGTATTCGAGCCGTTCTTCACAACGAAAGGCGAAGGTGAGGGTACGGGGCTCGGTCTTGCTACGGTCTACGGTATCGTCAAGCACCACGACGGCATGATTCACACGTACAGCGAAGTCGGGAAAGGCACGACCTTCAAGGTCTATCTGCCCATTTCACAACGGGCCGCCGTGACGATCGGCGATAAGGTAACCGGCATGGCGCCCGGTGGAACGGAGACGATTCTCCTCGCCGAAGACGAAGAGATGATTCTCAACCTCGCGGCGCGGCTCCTGCGCGATGCCGGCTACACGGTGCTGACCGCGTCCGACGGTATTGAAGCCATGTACATGTTCGACGCGCACGCGGATGCGATCGATCTGGCCTTGCTCGATGTCGTGATGCCACGCATGGGCGGTCGCGAAGTGCAGAAGCGAATCCGAGAGAAAAAGCCGCACGTGAAGTTTCTCTTTGCGAGCGGTTACAGCGCCAACGCCATTCACACGAACTTTGTATTGGCCGAGGATCTGCAGCTTATTCAGAAGCCGTATCAACGCGACGCGCTGCTGCGAAAAGTCCGGGAAGTCCTCGACTCCGCATAG
- a CDS encoding Gfo/Idh/MocA family oxidoreductase, with the protein MDKTISRRSFMRRAAAAVAVPNIVPASVLGRGGATPPSERITVGGIGIHGRGFHDLRWIIGNDDVQVLAICDIWKQQREAVKAFVDEHNGNKDCAMYRDIREFLAERDDIDAVLIATGDHWHAQAAVRAMRAGKDVYSEKPSSMTIAEGQAVVETAKRYGRVYQTGTQRLSEANHVFCIEMARTGRLGKVHTAYAHIAPWDAAKMKHDWKPEEPLPPQDEIDWDIWLGPCPWRPFNKAYVAQGAWHGDYDFHTSCIGEWGAHTFAQAQAGLEAGDTSPVKYEYVDNETGDGMVCTMANGQKLILSRGDKYWYGSCGERFDGERGWVAAADGYTMPAVSSPELLAEYKTVIGEYVARTGRSLDHMRNFLDCVKSREQTVANASVMHRSMSTVHAANICMWLERDMQFDPVKEEFVGDDEANRLRSRAERGPWTI; encoded by the coding sequence ATGGACAAGACAATCTCGCGCAGAAGTTTCATGCGCAGGGCGGCGGCCGCCGTGGCCGTCCCAAACATTGTGCCGGCATCGGTATTGGGCAGGGGTGGCGCTACTCCCCCTTCGGAACGCATTACCGTGGGCGGTATCGGTATTCACGGACGCGGGTTTCATGACCTGCGCTGGATCATCGGAAATGACGATGTGCAGGTTCTCGCAATCTGCGACATCTGGAAACAGCAGCGCGAAGCCGTAAAAGCCTTTGTGGACGAGCACAACGGCAACAAAGACTGCGCCATGTACCGCGATATCCGCGAATTTCTCGCCGAACGCGACGACATTGACGCCGTGCTCATCGCCACCGGCGACCATTGGCACGCCCAGGCCGCGGTCCGTGCAATGCGCGCCGGGAAAGACGTGTACTCGGAAAAGCCTTCTTCCATGACGATCGCGGAAGGCCAGGCTGTCGTTGAAACGGCAAAGCGATACGGACGCGTTTATCAAACCGGTACGCAGCGTCTCAGCGAAGCCAACCACGTATTCTGCATTGAAATGGCCCGGACAGGGCGTCTCGGCAAGGTGCACACCGCCTACGCGCACATCGCGCCCTGGGATGCCGCCAAGATGAAGCACGATTGGAAACCCGAGGAACCGCTGCCTCCTCAAGACGAGATCGATTGGGACATCTGGTTGGGCCCGTGCCCGTGGCGTCCCTTCAACAAGGCCTACGTCGCGCAGGGTGCGTGGCACGGCGACTACGACTTCCATACGAGCTGCATCGGCGAGTGGGGCGCGCACACGTTCGCCCAAGCACAAGCGGGTCTCGAAGCGGGCGACACGTCGCCGGTGAAGTACGAGTACGTCGACAACGAGACGGGCGACGGCATGGTCTGCACGATGGCCAACGGTCAGAAACTCATTCTCTCGCGCGGCGACAAATACTGGTACGGGTCGTGCGGCGAACGGTTTGACGGGGAGCGCGGCTGGGTTGCCGCGGCCGACGGGTATACGATGCCCGCCGTCTCGTCGCCGGAACTGCTGGCCGAATACAAGACGGTAATCGGCGAATACGTCGCGCGTACGGGCCGGTCGCTCGACCACATGCGCAATTTCCTGGACTGCGTGAAGTCGCGCGAGCAGACGGTCGCGAACGCGTCGGTCATGCATCGTTCGATGAGCACGGTTCATGCCGCCAACATCTGCATGTGGCTCGAACGAGACATGCAGTTCGACCCCGTAAAAGAAGAGTTCGTGGGTGATGACGAGGCCAACCGGCTGCGGTCGCGCGCCGAGCGAGGACCGTGGACGATATGA
- a CDS encoding HEAT repeat domain-containing protein yields the protein MRNVVTPLLLAGLMALACISPALAQTPDPVAVLQSNASLREKSEACRALALTGGKEAVPALAALLTDEKMSHFARMALEPMPCSEAGDALRAALDATTGALRIGMIGSVAARKDEQAVPSLVALLSDGDAEVAQAAARALGKIASPKAADALEDAVAQADVPPLLLLARCDGLLACAESLVAKGKEKKAAALYEAVRGVEKAPAQVKAAALRGAALSLGPEEGLPVLIEGLKAEDWNLADAALRAARELGGGDQVSAGLAAALPDLTDERKCLLLSVLGYRGGQAAGQAMLAQAESGSTVVRAAAIKALTQIGFEPAVAVIQGLVSSDDADLSKVARESLSYFPGQAGDAAISAMLASDQAPVRTIAVELISKGGLEKPVAVLLGAAKSDADESVRAAALDALRDQIGANELPDVLDLLVSARSQAEIQAAESVLSALCQREKDRTGGEIVIQKAEYGVLPGGPKADVAAKVKEFADSGAGSVSASNGVFGDTAPGKVKQLQVVFTENGVTVDRTVKEGESLRLSASATPPAVVEPLCAAFESAPTPAKAALIRILGTTASPKALETVKAAASSSEPEIKQTAEQILGKWQG from the coding sequence ATGCGGAACGTAGTTACGCCGCTCTTGTTGGCCGGTTTAATGGCCTTGGCCTGCATCTCGCCCGCGCTGGCGCAAACCCCAGACCCCGTTGCCGTGTTGCAGTCGAACGCTTCACTGCGCGAGAAATCCGAAGCGTGCCGTGCATTGGCGCTTACCGGCGGGAAGGAAGCCGTACCTGCGCTGGCGGCCCTGCTCACCGACGAAAAGATGTCCCATTTTGCCCGGATGGCCTTGGAGCCCATGCCGTGCTCTGAAGCAGGCGACGCACTGCGCGCCGCCTTGGATGCCACCACCGGCGCGCTTCGCATCGGAATGATCGGTTCCGTAGCCGCCCGCAAAGATGAACAAGCCGTGCCTTCCCTTGTCGCTTTGTTGTCCGACGGCGACGCGGAAGTAGCCCAGGCAGCAGCGCGCGCCCTCGGCAAGATCGCTTCGCCGAAGGCGGCGGACGCCTTGGAGGATGCCGTGGCCCAAGCCGATGTGCCGCCACTCCTGTTGTTGGCGCGCTGCGACGGATTGCTGGCGTGCGCGGAATCGTTGGTTGCGAAGGGCAAAGAGAAGAAGGCTGCTGCGCTGTACGAAGCGGTACGCGGTGTCGAAAAGGCCCCCGCACAGGTTAAGGCTGCCGCATTGCGGGGCGCCGCATTGAGCCTCGGACCCGAAGAGGGGCTTCCTGTCCTGATCGAAGGGCTGAAAGCTGAAGACTGGAATCTGGCGGATGCCGCTCTGCGCGCCGCCCGCGAACTGGGCGGAGGCGACCAAGTGTCAGCGGGGCTTGCCGCCGCGTTGCCCGATCTTACTGACGAGCGGAAGTGCCTTCTGTTGAGTGTCCTGGGATATCGGGGTGGTCAGGCGGCCGGTCAGGCGATGCTTGCGCAGGCCGAATCGGGTTCAACCGTTGTACGCGCCGCCGCCATCAAGGCGCTTACTCAGATCGGGTTTGAGCCCGCTGTCGCCGTGATTCAAGGGCTGGTGAGCAGCGACGATGCCGACCTGTCCAAAGTCGCGCGCGAGTCTCTGAGTTACTTCCCGGGTCAAGCGGGTGATGCGGCCATCAGCGCGATGCTCGCAAGCGACCAGGCACCCGTGCGCACGATTGCCGTCGAGCTCATCAGCAAGGGCGGCCTCGAAAAGCCTGTCGCGGTGCTGCTGGGCGCAGCCAAGTCCGACGCCGACGAGTCGGTGCGCGCGGCAGCGCTGGACGCGTTGCGGGATCAGATTGGCGCAAACGAACTGCCGGACGTACTGGACCTGTTGGTTTCCGCGCGTTCGCAAGCCGAGATTCAGGCTGCGGAGAGCGTGTTGAGCGCGCTTTGCCAGCGCGAGAAGGATCGCACCGGCGGTGAAATCGTCATCCAGAAGGCCGAGTATGGCGTACTGCCTGGCGGCCCGAAAGCCGACGTGGCCGCAAAGGTAAAAGAGTTCGCCGATTCCGGGGCAGGTTCTGTTTCTGCCTCGAATGGGGTGTTTGGCGACACGGCTCCCGGCAAGGTCAAGCAGCTTCAAGTCGTGTTTACCGAAAACGGCGTTACCGTGGACCGCACGGTGAAGGAAGGCGAAAGCCTGCGGCTGAGCGCTTCGGCCACGCCGCCCGCCGTCGTCGAACCGCTGTGTGCAGCGTTTGAGAGCGCGCCCACGCCGGCCAAAGCTGCGCTGATTCGTATACTCGGCACGACGGCGAGTCCGAAGGCGCTGGAGACCGTGAAGGCCGCCGCATCGTCTTCCGAGCCGGAGATTAAGCAGACCGCCGAGCAGATTCTTGGCAAGTGGCAGGGGTAG